Proteins encoded in a region of the Haloglomus salinum genome:
- the ctaD gene encoding cytochrome c oxidase subunit I: MAGEQLALTVLMGVLLVAVAGFLARMEDWRSYTPLGGASTISGSGYGGGHAEKPAGIVRWFTTVDHKDIGILYGIYALIAFFWGGAAVLLMRAELAAPGFDIMQAQFYNSLLTSHGITMLFLFGTPIIAAFSNYFIPLLIGADDMAFPRINAIAFWLLPPGAILIWAGFFTAPLGIGIDPAQTSWTMYTPLSAEQANAGVDLMLLGLHLTGVSATMGAINFIATIFTERGDDVNWANLDIFSWTILTQSALILFAFPLLGSALIMLLLDRNFATTFFAVEGGSPILWQHLFWFFGHPEVYILVLPPMGLVSWILPKFSGRKLFGFKFVVYSTLAIGVLSFGVWAHHMFSTGIDPRIRASFMAVSLAIAIPSAVKTFNWITTMWNGKLRLTAPMLFCIGFISNFVIGGITGVFLAAVPVDLILHDTYYVVGHFHYVVMGMIAFAGMGALYYWFPIVTGRMYQRKLAKIHFWLSMIGTNITFFAFLVLGYLGMPRRYATYQFDGAIAPLAQVTTLHQISTVGAFLIGIGQLVWAWNMVQSWYEGPEVEDADPWNLKDDGMFGREFQWFEAQKLAADGGDDEVAADGGEVKTDGGHRKAVRRVDE; this comes from the coding sequence ATGGCAGGAGAACAGCTCGCGCTGACCGTCCTCATGGGGGTCCTGCTGGTCGCGGTGGCCGGCTTCCTCGCCCGCATGGAGGACTGGCGCTCGTACACCCCGCTCGGGGGAGCGAGTACGATCAGCGGTTCGGGCTACGGCGGCGGGCACGCGGAGAAACCCGCAGGCATCGTTCGATGGTTCACCACCGTCGACCACAAGGACATCGGCATCCTCTACGGCATCTACGCGCTCATCGCGTTCTTCTGGGGCGGGGCGGCCGTCCTCCTGATGCGTGCCGAGCTGGCGGCGCCGGGCTTCGACATCATGCAGGCCCAGTTCTACAACAGCCTGCTGACGAGTCACGGCATCACGATGCTGTTCCTGTTCGGGACGCCGATCATCGCGGCGTTCTCGAACTACTTCATCCCGCTGCTCATCGGGGCCGACGACATGGCGTTCCCCCGCATCAACGCCATCGCGTTCTGGTTGCTCCCCCCGGGCGCCATCCTCATCTGGGCCGGGTTCTTCACCGCCCCGCTCGGTATCGGCATCGACCCGGCACAGACCTCGTGGACGATGTACACGCCGCTGTCGGCCGAGCAGGCCAACGCCGGCGTGGACCTGATGCTGCTGGGCCTCCACCTGACGGGGGTCTCGGCGACGATGGGCGCGATCAACTTCATCGCGACCATCTTCACCGAGCGCGGCGACGACGTGAACTGGGCCAACCTGGACATCTTCAGCTGGACGATACTCACCCAGTCCGCGCTCATCCTGTTCGCGTTCCCGCTGCTCGGGAGTGCGCTCATCATGCTGCTGCTGGACCGGAACTTCGCGACGACGTTCTTCGCGGTCGAGGGCGGGTCGCCCATCCTCTGGCAGCACCTGTTCTGGTTCTTCGGCCACCCCGAGGTGTACATCCTCGTCCTGCCCCCGATGGGGCTGGTCTCGTGGATCCTGCCGAAGTTCTCGGGCCGGAAGCTGTTCGGCTTCAAGTTCGTCGTCTACTCGACGCTCGCCATCGGGGTCCTGAGCTTCGGCGTCTGGGCCCACCACATGTTCAGCACGGGCATCGACCCGCGCATCCGGGCGTCGTTCATGGCGGTCTCGCTGGCAATCGCGATACCATCCGCGGTCAAGACCTTCAACTGGATTACCACGATGTGGAACGGCAAACTGCGCCTCACCGCGCCGATGCTGTTCTGCATCGGGTTCATCAGCAACTTCGTCATCGGTGGTATCACGGGAGTCTTCCTGGCTGCCGTCCCCGTCGACCTCATCCTGCACGACACCTACTACGTCGTCGGACACTTCCACTACGTCGTGATGGGGATGATCGCCTTCGCCGGTATGGGCGCGCTCTACTACTGGTTCCCCATCGTCACGGGCCGGATGTACCAGCGCAAGCTGGCGAAGATCCACTTCTGGCTCTCGATGATCGGCACCAACATCACGTTCTTCGCGTTCCTGGTGCTGGGCTACCTCGGCATGCCACGCCGGTACGCCACCTACCAGTTCGACGGCGCCATCGCGCCGCTCGCGCAGGTGACGACGCTCCACCAGATCTCGACGGTGGGCGCGTTCCTCATCGGCATCGGCCAGCTCGTCTGGGCCTGGAACATGGTCCAGTCCTGGTACGAGGGTCCCGAGGTCGAGGACGCCGACCCGTGGAACCTCAAGGACGACGGCATGTTCGGCCGCGAGTTCCAGTGGTTCGAGGCGCAGAAACTGGCCGCGGACGGTGGCGACGATGAGGTCGCCGCCGACGGCGGTGAGGTCAAGACCGACGGTGGGCACCGGAAGGCCGTCCGCCGCGTCGACGAGTAG
- a CDS encoding DUF6684 family protein, with product MASESEAKTFDRETLLDLVVNAIPLGMILFFVVVFVLINPFGSSPVNTAIQLSLLIVPFVALAFLTYVSGKAVSEAEQELEEQGLELSEEAGANEEANPETPADEAHDESHA from the coding sequence ATGGCAAGCGAATCGGAGGCGAAGACGTTCGACCGCGAGACCCTGCTCGACCTCGTGGTCAACGCCATCCCGCTCGGCATGATCCTCTTCTTCGTGGTCGTGTTCGTGCTGATAAACCCGTTCGGTTCGAGTCCGGTCAACACCGCCATCCAGCTCAGTCTCCTCATCGTCCCGTTCGTCGCTCTGGCGTTCCTGACGTACGTCTCCGGGAAGGCCGTCTCCGAGGCGGAGCAGGAGCTGGAGGAGCAGGGCCTCGAACTGAGCGAGGAGGCGGGCGCGAACGAGGAGGCGAATCCCGAGACGCCGGCGGACGAGGCACACGACGAATCGCACGCCTGA
- a CDS encoding DUF7541 family protein: MDERSSQESSAFTGTDVDDAPEPRSTDAPDPRPTPDGTEDGPTRVSAWPLVVALGLTVSEVGVFMGVYPLAVGGLVLFVASVAGITHEAGYTDRPWRLAGALGVALVAVGVWMVATQVPLAVGPILTAVEQADGIVLRGFSVVGAGLIATVGAVVVSAMGSGGGTEAFPA, encoded by the coding sequence ATGGACGAGCGTTCGTCGCAGGAATCGTCGGCCTTCACCGGTACGGATGTCGACGACGCGCCCGAGCCACGGTCCACCGACGCCCCCGACCCACGCCCGACCCCGGACGGCACCGAGGACGGGCCGACGCGGGTGAGCGCGTGGCCGCTGGTCGTGGCGCTCGGACTGACAGTCTCGGAGGTCGGGGTCTTCATGGGCGTCTACCCGCTCGCCGTGGGCGGCCTCGTGCTGTTTGTCGCCAGCGTGGCCGGCATCACACACGAGGCCGGCTACACCGACCGGCCGTGGCGGCTGGCCGGCGCGCTCGGGGTCGCGCTGGTCGCCGTCGGGGTCTGGATGGTAGCCACGCAGGTCCCGCTGGCGGTCGGCCCCATCCTGACCGCCGTCGAACAGGCCGACGGAATCGTGCTCCGCGGGTTCTCGGTGGTCGGCGCCGGCCTCATCGCCACGGTCGGTGCGGTCGTCGTCTCGGCGATGGGGAGCGGCGGCGGCACCGAGGCCTTCCCGGCCTGA
- a CDS encoding cytochrome c oxidase subunit 3, whose translation MAIEEAEDHGHDGGHGHHLPAVEDWPKGFGEASWWPFITALGAAGFYIGASLYVIATRTDLLGIAVGPAFFVASTFVFLAGLYGWVYHAFVKAYWDGEGHSRGLKFAMVLFLGSEVATFGAGFVYYFFIRTSAWDNLPHLVESGNILGSLVIINTIILVISSITLHYAHIALHKGKRKQFIRLLGVTLLLGVVFIGGQVYEYYEFIVHEGFTITEGAYASAFYGLTGLHGLHVSLGAVLLGIVFVRALYGQYDAGHDTSVSTVSMYWHFVDVVWVFLVVVLYAGAIVLG comes from the coding sequence ATGGCAATCGAAGAAGCGGAGGACCACGGCCACGATGGGGGCCACGGTCACCACCTGCCGGCGGTGGAGGACTGGCCCAAGGGGTTCGGCGAGGCCTCCTGGTGGCCGTTCATCACCGCACTCGGCGCGGCGGGCTTCTACATCGGCGCATCGTTGTACGTCATCGCCACGCGAACCGACCTCCTCGGTATCGCTGTCGGGCCCGCGTTCTTCGTCGCGAGCACCTTCGTCTTCCTGGCCGGTCTGTACGGCTGGGTCTACCACGCCTTCGTCAAGGCCTACTGGGACGGAGAGGGACACAGCCGCGGCCTGAAGTTCGCGATGGTGCTGTTCCTCGGGAGCGAGGTCGCGACCTTCGGTGCCGGCTTCGTCTACTACTTCTTCATCCGCACGTCGGCCTGGGACAACCTCCCACATCTCGTCGAGAGCGGGAACATCCTGGGGAGCCTCGTCATCATCAACACCATCATCCTGGTCATCTCCTCGATCACGCTCCACTACGCCCACATCGCGCTCCACAAGGGCAAGCGCAAGCAGTTCATCCGCCTGCTCGGCGTGACGCTCCTGCTGGGTGTCGTCTTCATCGGCGGGCAGGTCTACGAGTACTACGAGTTCATCGTGCACGAGGGCTTCACCATCACCGAGGGCGCCTACGCCTCCGCGTTCTACGGCCTGACGGGGCTGCACGGCCTCCACGTCAGCCTGGGCGCGGTCCTGCTGGGCATCGTCTTCGTCCGTGCGCTGTACGGCCAGTACGACGCCGGACACGACACCTCGGTCTCGACGGTCTCGATGTACTGGCACTTCGTCGACGTGGTCTGGGTCTTCCTCGTCGTGGTGCTGTACGCGGGCGCCATCGTCCTCGGCTGA
- a CDS encoding C2H2-type zinc finger protein: MSGTTPTDTTDDDPPHDCPSCDRRFHRESYLALHRGQAHGDELTDAERAAYEAAREEEEEELRMFRLQALAALVFIYFGFLLVYAFSL, from the coding sequence ATGTCCGGTACCACCCCCACCGACACGACCGACGATGACCCGCCCCACGACTGCCCCTCCTGTGACCGACGGTTCCACCGCGAGTCGTACCTCGCGCTCCACCGCGGGCAGGCACACGGGGACGAACTGACTGATGCCGAGCGCGCGGCCTACGAAGCAGCACGCGAGGAGGAGGAGGAGGAACTCCGGATGTTCCGGCTGCAGGCGCTCGCCGCACTGGTGTTCATCTACTTCGGCTTCCTGCTGGTGTACGCGTTCTCTCTGTGA
- the coxB gene encoding cytochrome c oxidase subunit II yields the protein MNLRRAVLRAAVGVALLALLGAMPVAAQPSVNIELIDNLNEKLLYVAIPITVLVEAILFYTVYKYKDNDDPKPTQENRRLEITWTVATAIILLFVGFASYQVLGNVAIGGVTAATVDDPEVAQQNAEVTHYDGKGAYMPAASDLPGEGDPVQVEVVAKKYFWTYNYTTDGGQVSTTGTMVIPENRPVVMHVTSTDWLHAVHVPKLGLKQDAFPGHYNTIATAVTLPEGQDEQSYQLYCAEYCGSGHSGMLGKVRVVSEEQYEQWKQDQLSGDSSADVEPNPRENLAVVSGGAA from the coding sequence ATGAACCTCAGGCGCGCCGTCCTGCGGGCCGCTGTCGGGGTCGCGCTCCTCGCCCTTCTCGGTGCGATGCCCGTCGCGGCACAGCCGTCCGTCAACATCGAGCTGATAGACAACCTAAACGAGAAGCTCCTGTACGTCGCCATCCCCATCACGGTGCTGGTAGAGGCCATCCTCTTCTACACCGTCTACAAGTACAAGGACAACGACGACCCCAAGCCCACCCAGGAGAACCGCCGGCTGGAGATCACCTGGACCGTCGCCACGGCCATCATCCTCCTGTTCGTCGGCTTCGCATCCTATCAGGTGCTCGGCAACGTCGCCATCGGCGGTGTCACCGCGGCCACCGTCGACGACCCGGAGGTCGCCCAGCAGAACGCCGAGGTGACCCACTACGACGGCAAGGGTGCCTACATGCCTGCCGCATCCGACCTGCCCGGTGAGGGCGACCCCGTCCAGGTGGAGGTGGTCGCGAAGAAGTACTTCTGGACGTACAACTACACCACCGACGGCGGACAGGTATCCACGACCGGGACGATGGTCATCCCCGAGAACCGGCCCGTCGTGATGCACGTCACGTCCACGGACTGGCTCCACGCGGTCCACGTCCCGAAGCTGGGACTGAAACAGGACGCCTTCCCCGGCCACTACAACACCATCGCCACGGCGGTCACGCTCCCCGAGGGACAGGACGAGCAGTCCTACCAGCTCTACTGTGCGGAGTACTGTGGCTCCGGCCACTCCGGGATGCTCGGCAAGGTCCGCGTCGTCTCCGAGGAGCAGTACGAGCAGTGGAAGCAGGACCAGCTGAGCGGTGACTCGTCGGCCGATGTCGAGCCGAATCCCCGCGAGAACCTCGCTGTAGTTTCGGGCGGCGCGGCCTGA
- a CDS encoding heme o synthase yields the protein MVSVSLSNPRAVLGTGGESRLTALLAASVLGVYLLVVVGATAALAEAARACSSWPGCAGADLSEPAVLVALGHRAVATLVGALVLVTAVVGVRADADRRVTAALLAALALFPVQVSVGALVATRGAGPLVSNGHLLVGMTIFGALVLALAWHLEAETGTDDTSAVRDPDDLERPKPVDAAAESSRPSLSGVAHLRAVVGAYVQLMKPRLMWLLCLVASAGMALAATTTPGSLSVPVVTATLGGGVLAIGASGTYNHVLERDIDKRMERTADRPVATHEVPVRNALAFGGLLTVAALGAFLSVNLLAAALGLAAIVFYSVIYTLVLKPNTVQNTVIGGAAGALPALIGWAAVTGDIGLPGLTLAGVIFLWTPAHFYNLALAYRDDYERGGFPMLPVVRGETVTHKHILLYLAATLLAATVLAELTTLGWLYAATTVALGAVFLVAVVRLHYERSEGAAFRAFHASNAYLGALLLAIVVDALVV from the coding sequence GTGGTATCCGTGTCCCTCTCCAACCCACGCGCCGTTCTCGGGACCGGCGGCGAATCCCGGCTGACGGCCCTGCTGGCCGCATCTGTCCTCGGCGTCTACCTGCTGGTGGTCGTGGGGGCGACCGCGGCGCTGGCCGAGGCCGCACGGGCCTGCTCCTCGTGGCCCGGCTGTGCCGGGGCCGACCTCTCCGAGCCCGCCGTACTGGTCGCACTCGGGCACCGGGCCGTGGCGACGCTCGTGGGCGCCCTCGTCCTCGTGACGGCCGTCGTCGGGGTCCGGGCCGACGCCGACCGGCGGGTGACGGCCGCGCTCCTCGCCGCGCTCGCGCTGTTCCCTGTGCAGGTGTCGGTGGGGGCCCTCGTCGCCACCCGTGGCGCCGGCCCGCTCGTCTCGAACGGACACCTGCTGGTCGGCATGACTATCTTCGGCGCGCTCGTCCTGGCGCTGGCGTGGCACCTCGAGGCCGAGACGGGAACCGACGACACGTCGGCCGTCCGGGACCCGGACGACCTCGAACGGCCGAAGCCGGTCGACGCGGCGGCCGAGTCGTCCCGGCCGTCACTCTCCGGAGTCGCCCATCTCCGCGCGGTCGTCGGTGCGTACGTCCAGCTGATGAAGCCGCGGCTGATGTGGCTGCTCTGCCTCGTCGCCTCCGCCGGGATGGCCCTCGCAGCCACGACGACGCCCGGCAGCCTCTCGGTCCCTGTCGTCACGGCGACGCTCGGCGGCGGCGTCCTCGCTATCGGCGCCTCGGGGACGTACAACCACGTCCTCGAACGCGACATCGACAAGCGGATGGAGCGCACCGCCGACCGCCCGGTGGCCACCCACGAGGTCCCGGTCCGGAACGCGCTCGCCTTCGGCGGCCTCCTCACCGTGGCCGCACTGGGCGCCTTCCTGTCGGTGAACCTCCTCGCGGCGGCGCTCGGCCTCGCAGCCATCGTGTTCTACTCGGTCATCTACACACTCGTCCTCAAGCCCAACACCGTCCAGAACACCGTCATCGGCGGCGCGGCGGGCGCACTCCCGGCGCTCATCGGCTGGGCCGCCGTCACCGGCGATATCGGGCTCCCGGGGCTCACTCTGGCGGGTGTCATCTTCCTCTGGACGCCCGCGCACTTCTACAACCTCGCGCTGGCCTACCGTGACGACTACGAGCGCGGTGGCTTCCCGATGCTGCCGGTCGTCCGCGGGGAGACGGTCACCCACAAGCACATCCTGCTGTACCTCGCGGCGACGCTGCTCGCCGCGACGGTCCTCGCGGAGCTGACGACCCTGGGCTGGCTCTACGCCGCCACGACGGTCGCGCTCGGGGCCGTCTTCCTCGTCGCCGTCGTCCGACTCCACTACGAGCGCTCCGAGGGCGCCGCCTTCCGCGCGTTCCACGCGTCCAACGCGTACCTCGGCGCGCTGCTGCTGGCCATCGTCGTCGACGCGCTGGTCGTGTGA
- a CDS encoding DUF7546 family protein has product MSTIEARLAALRPSRETAVWWAVVLNTELLILLAYLLVETPIITRPVFYLVPFVWINAALWGVLRVSPAAGTMRQRLGAGLLAGGYLLVLGYFGGLYGPSAGPATGLRVAFESIPPGWGPAVIYGGSVVQFALLPFKLVGYLSLAYLVYATVLDTASSVVGGVLGLFSCVSCTLPVIAGIVSGFVGSTSAVAAAAYTQSYLLSSVVFVVTVVLLVWRPTMADLRALRQSV; this is encoded by the coding sequence ATGAGTACCATCGAGGCACGACTCGCGGCGCTCCGGCCGAGCCGCGAGACAGCCGTCTGGTGGGCGGTCGTGCTCAACACCGAACTGCTGATTCTGCTGGCGTACCTCCTCGTGGAGACACCGATCATCACCCGACCGGTCTTCTATCTGGTCCCGTTCGTCTGGATCAACGCGGCGCTCTGGGGGGTCCTCCGGGTCTCCCCCGCGGCCGGTACGATGCGCCAGCGCCTGGGCGCTGGCCTCCTCGCCGGCGGCTACCTCCTCGTCCTGGGCTATTTCGGGGGACTGTACGGTCCGAGCGCCGGCCCCGCGACGGGGCTTCGCGTGGCCTTCGAGTCCATCCCGCCGGGCTGGGGCCCAGCCGTCATCTACGGGGGGTCGGTAGTCCAGTTCGCGCTCCTCCCGTTCAAACTGGTCGGCTATCTCTCGCTTGCCTACCTCGTCTACGCGACGGTTCTGGACACGGCGTCCTCGGTCGTGGGCGGCGTGCTGGGGCTGTTCTCGTGTGTCTCCTGCACGCTCCCGGTCATCGCGGGCATCGTCTCGGGCTTCGTCGGGAGCACGAGCGCGGTGGCGGCAGCGGCCTACACCCAGTCATACCTCCTCTCCTCGGTGGTCTTCGTCGTCACCGTCGTCCTGCTGGTCTGGCGGCCGACGATGGCCGACCTGCGAGCACTTCGGCAGTCGGTGTAA
- a CDS encoding YgaP family membrane protein, whose protein sequence is MEKNVGGYDRIARLVVGPILLIVGVAVLGGFLSIASGTTATAIGVVAALVGAILLVTGATQTCPLNSILGVDTFRTAR, encoded by the coding sequence ATGGAGAAGAACGTCGGTGGATACGACCGAATCGCGCGGCTCGTCGTCGGGCCGATACTGCTCATCGTCGGTGTGGCGGTCCTCGGGGGCTTCCTCTCGATAGCCAGCGGCACGACAGCGACGGCCATCGGCGTCGTCGCGGCCCTCGTCGGGGCCATCCTGCTCGTCACGGGGGCGACACAGACCTGCCCACTCAACTCGATTCTGGGCGTCGACACGTTCAGAACAGCGAGATAG
- a CDS encoding SelT/SelW/SelH family protein, which produces MTSVEIEYCVPCGHLERAADLQHLLLSTFREQLDRVALVTGDGGVFVVRVDGERVFDVADEDYDPDEVVRRVRERVR; this is translated from the coding sequence ATGACCAGCGTCGAGATCGAGTACTGCGTCCCCTGTGGCCACCTCGAACGAGCGGCCGACCTCCAGCACCTCCTGTTGAGTACCTTCCGCGAGCAACTGGACCGCGTCGCGCTCGTCACCGGCGACGGCGGCGTGTTCGTCGTTCGCGTCGACGGTGAGCGGGTCTTCGATGTCGCCGACGAGGACTACGACCCGGACGAGGTCGTCCGACGGGTGCGCGAGCGGGTCCGATAG
- a CDS encoding 3-hydroxyacyl-CoA dehydrogenase family protein, protein MSEQAEFRGLDDVETVGVVGAGTMGNGIAQVSATAGYDVIMRDVESAFVERGLDAIDDSLSRLVGKDALTDEEANLARDRITGTTDLADLAAADLVVEAAPEEMDLKRDVFADLEAVTDEDVVLATNTSTLSVTTIAAATDRANLVLGLHFMNPVPLMEGVELVVGERTDDAVVTFAHDFAESLGKETWEADDKPGFVSNRILMPWINEGVRAYDEGVATKADIDRGMKLGTNVPMGPLELADHIGLDVCLHATETLHEELGDRYTPAYLLKRKVEAGDLGKKTGRGFYEYDD, encoded by the coding sequence ATGAGCGAACAAGCCGAGTTCCGCGGCCTCGACGACGTCGAGACGGTGGGCGTCGTCGGCGCGGGCACGATGGGTAACGGTATCGCACAGGTGAGCGCCACCGCGGGCTACGACGTTATCATGCGCGACGTGGAGTCGGCGTTCGTCGAGCGCGGCCTCGACGCCATCGACGACTCGCTCTCGCGTCTCGTCGGGAAGGACGCCCTGACCGACGAGGAAGCCAACCTCGCCCGCGACCGTATCACCGGGACCACCGACCTCGCCGACCTCGCCGCCGCCGACCTCGTCGTCGAGGCCGCGCCCGAGGAGATGGACCTCAAGCGCGACGTGTTCGCCGACCTCGAAGCGGTGACCGACGAGGATGTTGTCCTCGCCACGAACACCTCCACCCTGTCGGTGACGACCATCGCCGCGGCCACCGACCGCGCGAACCTCGTACTGGGCCTGCACTTCATGAACCCCGTCCCGCTGATGGAGGGTGTCGAGCTGGTCGTCGGCGAGCGCACCGACGATGCCGTCGTCACGTTCGCGCACGACTTCGCCGAGTCGCTCGGCAAGGAGACCTGGGAGGCCGACGACAAGCCGGGATTCGTCTCGAACCGCATCCTGATGCCCTGGATAAACGAGGGCGTCCGGGCGTACGACGAGGGGGTCGCCACGAAGGCGGACATCGACCGGGGGATGAAACTCGGGACGAACGTGCCGATGGGCCCGCTCGAACTGGCCGACCACATCGGGCTGGACGTCTGCCTGCACGCTACCGAGACGCTCCACGAGGAACTGGGCGACCGCTACACGCCAGCGTACCTGCTCAAGCGGAAGGTCGAGGCCGGCGACCTGGGGAAGAAGACCGGGCGCGGGTTCTACGAGTACGACGACTGA
- a CDS encoding branched-chain amino acid ABC transporter permease, producing the protein MLLPDVETMTAVLYFGLFAMSFDFISGYTGYLSFGHAVFYGTGAYFVIVAANGKLPLVPHTTPFLLLLVLGGLLATVLALVIGVVSFRLSGVYFAMVTLGVSQVVYVLVRDWGFLASNPRDGPFVVGPEGATAPIFSVGVPFVDPLNLDIGVLTGDSVVLGPLSLGSTEVSFYMVGLVVLVCYFALQRLVHSPFGRVLVAIRENEERARAIGYDTFRYKLAAFAVSGFFAAVAGGLFAGFRRSASPDNAFFFLVTGDALLAAIIGGFGTLAGPLFGRLLDETVREFLSKEGAGGGLLPYLRDTLPESVLTTDIAGLTVQGAIETFLNGHASLYIGLVFVAFVLFVPGGLLGSVRERLGGPIAKQVAARIRGED; encoded by the coding sequence ATGCTCCTGCCGGACGTGGAGACGATGACTGCGGTGCTGTACTTCGGGCTGTTCGCGATGAGCTTCGACTTCATATCGGGCTACACGGGCTACCTGTCGTTCGGTCACGCGGTGTTCTACGGCACCGGCGCGTACTTCGTCATCGTGGCGGCGAACGGGAAGCTCCCGCTCGTCCCCCACACGACGCCGTTCCTGCTGTTGCTGGTGCTGGGTGGCCTGCTCGCGACGGTGCTGGCGCTGGTCATCGGCGTCGTCTCCTTCCGCCTCAGCGGCGTCTACTTCGCGATGGTCACGCTGGGCGTTTCGCAGGTCGTCTACGTGCTCGTCCGTGACTGGGGCTTCCTCGCCTCCAACCCGCGAGACGGGCCGTTCGTCGTCGGCCCCGAGGGCGCCACCGCACCCATCTTCAGCGTCGGCGTGCCGTTCGTTGACCCGCTCAACCTCGACATCGGGGTCCTCACCGGCGACTCGGTGGTGCTGGGCCCGCTCTCGCTGGGGTCGACCGAGGTGTCGTTCTACATGGTCGGCCTGGTCGTGCTGGTGTGTTACTTCGCGCTCCAGCGGCTCGTCCACTCACCCTTCGGACGGGTGCTCGTCGCCATCCGCGAGAACGAGGAGCGCGCCCGCGCCATCGGCTACGACACGTTCCGGTACAAGCTGGCCGCGTTCGCCGTCAGCGGGTTCTTCGCGGCCGTGGCCGGCGGCCTGTTCGCCGGCTTCCGGCGCTCGGCCTCACCGGACAACGCCTTCTTCTTCCTCGTCACCGGCGACGCGCTACTGGCGGCCATCATCGGCGGCTTCGGCACCCTCGCTGGCCCGCTGTTCGGGCGCCTGCTGGACGAGACCGTCCGGGAGTTCCTCTCGAAGGAGGGCGCCGGCGGCGGCCTCCTCCCCTACCTCCGGGATACGCTCCCCGAGTCCGTCCTGACGACTGACATCGCGGGGCTGACCGTGCAGGGCGCCATCGAGACGTTCCTCAACGGGCACGCTAGCCTCTACATCGGGCTGGTGTTCGTCGCGTTCGTCCTGTTCGTTCCCGGCGGCCTCCTGGGGAGCGTCCGGGAACGGCTCGGTGGCCCCATCGCGAAGCAGGTGGCGGCCCGCATCCGCGGCGAGGACTGA
- a CDS encoding branched-chain amino acid ABC transporter permease, producing MSALLAVLSALPALVADLATLPLVSYVDTLGQFLRPSTLVGVFVRGLSKSAIYVMIASGLTLVFGLMGVLNFAHGSLTMIGAYLGGLVMVLAVTGASGTVSRFAFFLVAVLLVFGALSALGGVIEVGLIRPLYDRPPIYQILLTFGVTLVLDELVRIVTLFYGLQPISEWQAALGTKPEPLTATIRLGSTTVSGLALFEILFGVVTVAAVWAFLTRTRYGLVVRAGSEDSEMTEALGIDVRRVFTTVFALGTGIAGIAGALLMWDPVWGASVPLAAETLLPAFVVVIVGGLGTFRGTVVAALIVGMVDAVTTWWFVNAIEFTGLPEMFIFLILVVTLVVRPQGLFGVAEVGGH from the coding sequence ATGAGCGCCCTCCTCGCCGTGCTGTCGGCCCTCCCGGCGCTGGTCGCGGACCTCGCCACGCTCCCGCTGGTGTCGTATGTCGACACGCTCGGGCAGTTCCTCCGGCCGTCGACGCTCGTCGGCGTGTTCGTCCGGGGCCTCTCGAAGTCCGCCATCTACGTGATGATCGCCAGCGGCCTCACCCTCGTCTTCGGCTTGATGGGCGTGCTCAACTTCGCCCACGGCTCGCTGACGATGATCGGTGCGTATCTCGGCGGCCTGGTGATGGTGCTCGCGGTGACCGGTGCCAGCGGGACCGTCTCCCGGTTCGCGTTCTTCCTGGTCGCGGTACTGCTCGTGTTCGGGGCACTCTCGGCGCTGGGTGGCGTCATCGAGGTCGGGCTCATCCGGCCGCTGTACGACCGTCCGCCCATCTACCAGATACTGCTGACGTTCGGCGTGACGCTGGTGCTCGATGAACTCGTGCGCATCGTGACGCTGTTCTACGGCCTCCAGCCCATCTCGGAGTGGCAGGCCGCACTCGGTACCAAACCCGAACCGCTCACGGCGACCATCAGGCTCGGGTCGACCACGGTGAGCGGTCTCGCGCTGTTCGAAATCCTGTTCGGCGTCGTCACCGTCGCTGCGGTGTGGGCGTTCCTGACCCGGACGCGCTACGGACTGGTCGTCCGTGCGGGCAGCGAGGACAGTGAGATGACCGAAGCGCTGGGCATCGACGTTCGTCGGGTGTTCACGACCGTCTTCGCGCTCGGGACCGGCATCGCCGGTATCGCCGGCGCGCTACTGATGTGGGACCCCGTCTGGGGGGCCAGCGTCCCGCTCGCCGCGGAGACGCTCCTGCCGGCGTTCGTGGTCGTCATCGTCGGCGGCCTCGGCACCTTCCGGGGGACGGTCGTCGCGGCGCTCATCGTCGGGATGGTCGACGCCGTGACGACCTGGTGGTTCGTCAACGCCATCGAGTTCACCGGCCTTCCGGAGATGTTCATCTTCCTCATCCTCGTGGTCACGCTCGTCGTCCGGCCACAGGGCCTGTTCGGCGTCGCGGAGGTGGGGGGCCATTAG